GGTATCGAAGCGCCTCCTGATACTCTCCCTTTACAGAGAGGATAATTCCAATATTTTCGTAGGCGTAAGCCAGGCCCCGTTGGTCGTTGAGGGCGAGCTTGATCCTTTCGGAAGCATAGAGAAAGTGCAGGGCGGAGTCCCATTCTTTGAGCACCATATAACTGGTACCAATTCCGTTCAGGGTTTTACCTATTTCGGCCTGGTCATTTCCTTTCTGTTTGATAGCCAGGGCTTTCTTCTGGTAGAGTAACCCTTGTCTGGGCTGTTGCTGTTCGATCAGGATATTGCCCAGGTCAGCATTGAGTATACCGGTAGCGCGGAGGTCTTTCAGCTGTTCCGCCAGTTTGAGGGCGTCCAGTGTCAGGTCCATCTGTTTTTCGAGGTTGCCTTTGGCATTTTCGGCCAGGGCAAGGTTGCGGGTAGCCCACAACTTACCAGGCAGATAGTATAGGCTATCGCTGATATAAAGAGCTTCTTTTGCGTAAGTCTCTGTCAGGGAAGGAGCCTGGGTAAAGAGAAAACGGCTTAATTGATTGAGTATGTTGACACGGGTGGTATCTTTTGTAGGATGCGCGGCCAGTACTTTTGTCAGACTATCAGTCAGTTGTGACTGCGCAATACTTGCCACCGGCTTCGTAAAGAACAATACCAGCATCAATATCAATATGGTGTATAGGGCAGATCTCCTTCTCTGCCAGTAAGTATTCATTATCGGTATAAATTATTTTCTTAGGGTCACCTGAATGCTGTGCTAAAATTATAAAAAAATTGGATGCAAAGTATATTTACTGGAATCGTTGTAACTTTCACCCCATGAAACCGACAGTTACAATTGAATATTGCCCAAAATGTGGGTGGCTGATGAGAGCAGCCTGGATGGCACAGGAATTATTGACCACATTTGCAGAAGAGCTGCATGGCGTGACCCTGAAGCCCAGTGAAGTAGGCGGTAG
This Chitinophaga sancti DNA region includes the following protein-coding sequences:
- a CDS encoding SelT/SelW/SelH family protein, with the translated sequence MKPTVTIEYCPKCGWLMRAAWMAQELLTTFAEELHGVTLKPSEVGGSYIIYLNDEVLIDRKVLGHFPEIKEVKQQVRDKVAPEKSLGHSDRK